One stretch of Sinomonas terrae DNA includes these proteins:
- the hpt gene encoding hypoxanthine phosphoribosyltransferase: MDSQDVQADLKHVLYGREQIQQRISELAAQIDEDYAGRDLLIVGVLKGAVMVMADLARALHSHVTMDWMAVSSYGSGTQSSGVVRILKDLDSDLMGKHVLIVEDIIDSGLTLSWLKTNLESRGTASVEICTAFRKPAAAKVNIDVKYVGFDIPNEFVVGYGLDYAEKYRNLDFVGTLAPHVYE, from the coding sequence GTGGATTCTCAAGACGTCCAGGCAGACCTCAAGCACGTCCTCTATGGCCGGGAGCAGATCCAGCAGCGGATCTCCGAGCTTGCCGCCCAGATTGACGAGGACTATGCAGGTCGCGACCTGCTGATCGTCGGAGTGCTCAAGGGCGCCGTGATGGTCATGGCCGACCTCGCGCGAGCCCTCCACAGCCACGTCACGATGGACTGGATGGCGGTCTCCTCCTATGGCTCGGGGACGCAGTCTTCGGGAGTGGTCCGGATCCTCAAGGACCTCGACTCGGATCTCATGGGCAAGCACGTGCTCATCGTCGAGGACATCATCGACTCGGGTCTCACGCTCTCGTGGCTCAAGACGAACCTCGAGTCCCGCGGCACCGCGTCGGTCGAGATCTGCACGGCCTTCCGGAAGCCGGCGGCGGCGAAGGTCAACATCGATGTCAAGTACGTGGGCTTCGACATTCCGAACGAGTTCGTCGTCGGCTACGGGCTCGACTACGCCGAGAAGTACCGCAACCTCGACTTCGTGGGCACCCTCGCGCCGCACGTCTACGAGTAG
- a CDS encoding zinc-dependent metalloprotease, with the protein MDVHETAPQLINWDLAAATAARLSPPGPQLEPWEAADAVASLRRLADAAVPHVHRITGLAAAEDLRDSQVLVVDRGSWAKANTQGFQVMLGPVLTQLVEKKASEITPSAARMGGAITGAQLGAVLAFLSNKVLGQYEPYSALAPGSTAPEAGRLLLVAPNIVQIERELNVDPEDFRLWVCLHEQTHRVQFASAPWLRSHILEQVAQLSDSLIGNMDSLMERAAAVAKSLRDRPWAGVSQPVPSRGAILDLLQDPSEKAAISHLTAIMSLLEGHASVVMDAIDAGVVPSVKTIRQRYNARSENRGVLESFVRRLLGLDAKMRQYTDGAKFVTAVVDRIGMDGFNRIWERPENLPTEEEIHAPEAWVARME; encoded by the coding sequence ATGGATGTCCATGAGACGGCACCGCAGCTCATCAACTGGGACCTCGCGGCCGCCACGGCGGCACGCCTGAGCCCTCCCGGGCCGCAGCTCGAGCCGTGGGAGGCCGCCGACGCCGTCGCGAGCCTCCGCCGGCTCGCGGACGCCGCCGTGCCCCACGTGCACCGCATCACCGGCCTGGCCGCGGCCGAGGACCTTCGCGACTCGCAGGTGCTCGTCGTCGACCGCGGTTCCTGGGCGAAGGCGAACACGCAGGGGTTCCAGGTCATGCTCGGGCCCGTCCTGACGCAGCTCGTCGAGAAGAAGGCGAGTGAGATCACGCCCTCCGCGGCACGCATGGGCGGCGCCATCACGGGGGCCCAGCTCGGCGCGGTCCTCGCGTTCCTCTCGAACAAGGTGCTCGGCCAGTACGAGCCGTACTCCGCGCTCGCCCCGGGCTCGACCGCGCCAGAGGCGGGGCGCCTGCTCCTCGTCGCGCCGAACATCGTCCAGATCGAGCGCGAGCTCAACGTCGACCCCGAGGACTTCCGCCTGTGGGTGTGCCTCCACGAGCAGACGCACCGGGTCCAGTTCGCCTCGGCTCCGTGGCTCCGGAGCCACATCCTCGAGCAGGTAGCCCAGCTCTCCGACAGCCTGATCGGGAACATGGATTCGCTCATGGAGCGTGCCGCGGCCGTGGCCAAGTCGCTCCGCGACCGCCCTTGGGCGGGCGTGAGCCAGCCGGTTCCGAGCCGGGGCGCCATCCTCGACCTGCTCCAGGACCCTTCTGAGAAGGCCGCGATCTCGCATCTGACGGCGATCATGAGCCTCCTCGAGGGGCATGCGAGCGTCGTGATGGACGCGATCGACGCCGGCGTCGTCCCGAGCGTCAAGACCATCCGCCAGAGGTACAACGCGCGCAGCGAGAACCGAGGCGTGCTCGAATCGTTCGTGCGCCGGCTCCTCGGACTCGACGCGAAGATGCGCCAGTACACGGACGGCGCGAAGTTCGTGACCGCGGTCGTGGACCGGATCGGCATGGACGGCTTCAACCGCATCTGGGAACGGCCCGAGAACCTGCCGACCGAGGAGGAGATCCACGCCCCCGAAGCGTGGGTCGCGAGGATGGAGTGA
- a CDS encoding HAD family hydrolase — translation MTTTIRAGIDDQPIPALPKLVALDVDGTLVDHDGHMSRAVRAAGQALVAAGHEVVVATGRSLGATLPIVELLGIERGYAVSSNGGVVTRIEAGSNGGYTVLDRRVFDPSVALLALRHRLPGAKYAIEDHEGNFFSTERFQDPSFGVEAKGVSFEELLELTAVRLVVFSTDATAEQFGEAVEAIGLHGVTYSVGWTPWLDIAAQGVTKASGLELIRRRAGIDTADTVAVGDGRNDIEMLQWAERGVAMGQAPDEVKAAADEVTSAVEEDGLVAVLRSLV, via the coding sequence ATGACAACAACGATCAGGGCTGGCATCGATGACCAGCCGATTCCAGCACTTCCCAAACTCGTCGCTCTCGATGTGGACGGCACTCTCGTGGATCACGACGGTCACATGAGCCGAGCCGTCCGCGCCGCGGGGCAGGCTCTCGTCGCGGCGGGACACGAGGTGGTCGTGGCCACCGGGCGCTCACTCGGCGCCACCCTTCCGATCGTCGAGCTGCTCGGCATCGAGCGCGGCTACGCTGTCTCTTCCAATGGCGGCGTCGTGACCCGGATCGAGGCCGGCTCGAATGGCGGGTACACGGTGCTCGACCGTCGCGTCTTCGACCCCTCCGTCGCGCTCCTCGCCTTGCGCCACCGGCTCCCGGGCGCGAAGTACGCGATCGAGGATCATGAGGGGAACTTCTTCTCCACCGAGCGGTTCCAGGATCCGAGCTTCGGCGTCGAGGCCAAAGGCGTCTCCTTCGAGGAGCTCCTCGAACTCACCGCAGTCCGCCTCGTGGTGTTCTCGACCGATGCGACCGCCGAGCAGTTCGGCGAGGCGGTCGAGGCCATCGGACTGCATGGCGTCACCTATTCGGTTGGTTGGACGCCTTGGCTCGACATCGCCGCCCAGGGGGTCACAAAGGCGAGCGGACTCGAGCTGATCCGGCGCCGCGCCGGGATCGACACGGCCGATACCGTTGCGGTCGGCGACGGGCGGAACGACATCGAGATGCTCCAGTGGGCAGAGCGTGGGGTTGCGATGGGACAGGCTCCCGATGAGGTCAAGGCGGCGGCCGACGAGGTCACGTCCGCCGTCGAGGAGGACGGTCTCGTTGCGGTGCTTCGCTCGCTCGTCTGA
- the tilS gene encoding tRNA lysidine(34) synthetase TilS: MSSRDAASPSRRRLNPAVGRARNAVKDALEEAGWPSRVLVGCSGGADSLALAAAVAHFARRGEVGGHPLEAGAVVVDHGLQEATAEVARTTAGLLLELGLSPVRVVAVEVRRSGEGPEAEARTARLAALEAEANAWGAQRVLLGHTLDDQAEQVLLGLARGSGTRSLGGMRRVRELYVRPFLGLRRADTVEVCAAEGLEPWFDPTNSDPRYMRSRVRTGIMPFLESELGPGVTEGLARTAAILGRDADYLDSEAGRVYGSLAERAEPGTVFLPGREVRALPAAIRSRVLALAVVELGGQPTFERLAAVERLLDRRGSAGPIEVPGHVSVRRQPRRKDAAPGTEYGKLVFVSHPRR, from the coding sequence GTGAGCTCCCGGGACGCCGCCTCGCCCTCACGGCGCCGCCTCAATCCCGCTGTTGGGCGTGCCCGGAATGCGGTCAAGGATGCGCTGGAGGAGGCCGGTTGGCCGTCCCGCGTCCTCGTGGGCTGCTCGGGCGGCGCCGACTCGCTCGCGCTTGCGGCCGCCGTCGCCCATTTCGCCAGACGGGGCGAGGTGGGCGGGCACCCGCTCGAGGCGGGCGCCGTCGTCGTCGACCACGGACTTCAAGAGGCAACGGCGGAAGTCGCACGGACGACGGCGGGCTTGCTGCTCGAGCTCGGGCTCTCACCCGTGCGGGTGGTCGCCGTGGAGGTGCGCCGCTCCGGCGAGGGGCCGGAGGCCGAGGCCCGCACCGCACGGCTCGCGGCCCTTGAGGCCGAGGCCAACGCGTGGGGCGCGCAGCGTGTGCTGCTCGGGCACACGCTCGACGATCAGGCCGAACAGGTCCTGCTCGGGCTCGCCCGCGGTTCCGGTACTCGCTCGCTAGGAGGGATGCGCCGCGTCCGCGAACTGTACGTGCGGCCCTTTCTCGGACTGCGGCGGGCGGACACGGTCGAGGTGTGCGCGGCCGAGGGCCTCGAACCATGGTTCGATCCGACGAACTCCGATCCGCGGTACATGCGCTCGCGGGTCCGCACTGGCATCATGCCGTTCCTCGAGTCCGAGCTCGGGCCAGGGGTCACCGAGGGGCTGGCTCGGACGGCGGCGATTCTGGGCCGGGACGCCGACTACCTCGATTCCGAAGCCGGGCGCGTGTACGGCTCCCTCGCAGAGCGAGCGGAGCCAGGGACCGTGTTCCTGCCGGGCCGGGAAGTCCGGGCCCTGCCCGCCGCGATCCGCAGCCGCGTCCTCGCGCTCGCCGTCGTCGAGCTGGGGGGCCAGCCGACGTTCGAGCGGCTCGCCGCCGTCGAACGCCTTCTCGACCGACGGGGGTCGGCGGGTCCGATCGAGGTTCCGGGGCACGTGAGCGTCCGCCGGCAGCCGCGGAGGAAGGATGCGGCGCCCGGAACCGAGTATGGGAAGCTAGTCTTTGTATCGCATCCCCGACGCTGA
- a CDS encoding inorganic diphosphatase, with amino-acid sequence MKHDVTIEIPRGSRVKYEVDHETGRVRLDRVLFTSMQYPTHYGYFENTLGEDGDPLDALVFYPDVDLFPGILLEARPIAIFNMEDESGGDAKLVCVPADKRFDHIQEASDLDEWLVKEIEHFFTRYKDLEPGKWVKPAGWADRAAAETELEASIKRFGEQGH; translated from the coding sequence ATGAAGCACGACGTCACCATCGAGATCCCCCGCGGATCCCGCGTCAAGTACGAGGTGGACCACGAGACCGGCCGCGTCCGCTTGGACCGCGTCCTGTTCACCTCGATGCAGTACCCCACGCACTACGGCTACTTCGAGAACACCCTCGGGGAGGACGGCGATCCGCTCGACGCGCTCGTCTTCTACCCCGACGTCGACCTCTTCCCGGGCATCCTGCTCGAGGCGCGCCCGATCGCGATCTTCAACATGGAGGACGAGTCCGGCGGGGATGCCAAGCTCGTCTGCGTCCCCGCGGACAAGCGCTTCGACCACATCCAGGAGGCCTCGGACCTCGACGAGTGGCTCGTCAAGGAGATCGAGCACTTCTTCACCCGCTACAAGGACCTCGAGCCGGGCAAGTGGGTCAAGCCCGCGGGCTGGGCGGACCGCGCCGCCGCCGAGACCGAGCTCGAGGCATCGATCAAGCGCTTTGGCGAACAGGGCCACTGA
- the dacB gene encoding D-alanyl-D-alanine carboxypeptidase/D-alanyl-D-alanine endopeptidase, protein MIPSPDRAHRAVTWGLVSFLVVVVAAIVGAVVGPAFPAPLLPRPTPSVSTPPWLAPPSSDAPLAGATPLTGTAPEPVPASVGKQLDSLLVSDGGSFSGEVADGLTGQTLYSRAGNEPVAPASNLKLLTAAAVLTTLGPDAVLQTRVERGSTPGSVVLVAGGDVFLGAGESQPGQVVGHAGLATLARETAAALGPVHGQLSVQLDTSLFTGAPINPAWDPEDVEAGQIAPIAPIALNIARTQPGDSGPRPADPAMAAGTAFRDALAAALGPGADVADGVSLAPAAKGAQQLASVASSPVADQLAYTLQESDNYAAETLARLAAAASGREASIAGARAVLEATAQHILGTTAGLQLDDASGLAISDRISPADLVTLMRAMTTGDDARLRSALDGLPIAGLSGTLAKRYPPSSPGAGFVRAKTGTLNTVIGLTGYVVDSDGRLLVFSFVGNGLTPGSPANAAAVDAAASALAGCGCR, encoded by the coding sequence ATGATCCCGTCGCCCGACCGCGCCCACCGAGCCGTGACGTGGGGCCTCGTCTCCTTCCTCGTCGTGGTGGTTGCGGCGATCGTCGGCGCGGTCGTCGGGCCGGCCTTCCCCGCCCCGCTCCTCCCTCGCCCGACGCCTTCGGTGAGCACCCCTCCGTGGCTGGCGCCGCCGTCGTCGGACGCGCCGCTCGCAGGGGCGACGCCGCTCACAGGTACCGCTCCGGAACCTGTGCCCGCGTCGGTTGGGAAGCAGCTCGACAGCCTTCTCGTCTCGGACGGGGGAAGCTTCAGCGGCGAGGTGGCCGACGGGCTGACCGGGCAGACGCTCTACAGCCGGGCTGGCAACGAGCCCGTGGCCCCGGCGTCGAACCTCAAGCTCCTGACCGCGGCGGCAGTCCTCACAACTCTCGGTCCGGACGCCGTCCTCCAGACGCGCGTGGAACGGGGCAGCACACCGGGGAGCGTCGTGCTCGTAGCTGGCGGCGACGTCTTCCTCGGCGCCGGCGAATCCCAGCCGGGACAGGTCGTGGGGCATGCAGGCCTTGCCACGCTCGCGCGCGAGACCGCCGCCGCCCTCGGGCCCGTGCACGGGCAGCTCTCGGTCCAGCTCGATACGTCCCTCTTCACCGGCGCCCCGATCAATCCGGCGTGGGATCCCGAGGACGTCGAGGCCGGCCAGATTGCGCCCATCGCCCCGATCGCCCTCAACATCGCCCGCACGCAGCCCGGCGATTCGGGCCCCCGCCCCGCAGATCCGGCGATGGCCGCGGGGACCGCCTTCCGCGACGCGCTCGCCGCAGCGCTCGGGCCAGGGGCGGACGTGGCCGACGGCGTGAGCCTCGCCCCCGCGGCGAAGGGCGCGCAGCAGCTCGCGAGCGTCGCCTCGTCCCCCGTCGCGGACCAGCTCGCCTACACGCTTCAGGAGTCGGACAACTACGCGGCCGAGACGCTCGCTCGCCTCGCGGCAGCGGCCAGCGGCAGGGAGGCGAGCATTGCCGGCGCGCGCGCAGTGCTCGAGGCGACTGCCCAGCACATCCTCGGGACGACGGCGGGGCTCCAGCTGGATGACGCGTCCGGGCTCGCCATTTCGGACCGCATTTCGCCCGCGGACCTCGTCACGCTCATGCGCGCCATGACAACGGGCGACGACGCGCGGCTCCGAAGCGCGCTTGACGGCCTTCCTATCGCGGGCCTCAGCGGGACGCTGGCGAAGCGTTACCCGCCGAGCTCGCCCGGGGCTGGCTTCGTGCGGGCGAAGACGGGGACGCTCAACACGGTCATCGGCCTTACCGGGTACGTCGTCGACTCCGACGGCAGGCTCCTGGTCTTCTCGTTCGTGGGGAACGGGCTCACACCCGGCAGCCCGGCCAACGCGGCCGCCGTTGACGCCGCTGCGTCCGCACTCGCCGGCTGCGGCTGTCGGTAG